The Burkholderiales bacterium sequence GCGAAGCCGAAGCGGCGCATCTCGTCGACGAGATCGTCGTCACTCACGCCGTAACGACTTCCGCTCCCATTGGTTTCCATGATGACCGCGAGCACGCGCGGGTCGGCCAGGGCACGTCGAGCCCCCTTCAGGACCGACCACTCGTAGCCTTCGACGTCGATCTTGATGAGCGTTGGAACTGCGTCCCCAACGAGTTCGTCGAGTGTCGTCACCGGCACCTCGATCGCTACGCCCTCCTCGCCGGCGGCAAGTACGTGATTGATGGTGTCGAAGTCGGTCGTGAACCGCAGTGTCCCGCTCCGCTCGGCAAGCCCGCCCTGCCAGCATTGCACTCGCCTCCCAAGGCCATTGAGCGCCACGTTTCGCTGCAGATGAACGAACGTCGACGGCACCGGTTCCACCGCGACGGACCTCGCACCCACCGCTCCTGACGCGAGGATCGTGTAGCTCCCGACGTTGGCGCCGACATCGAGAAACCGATCGGCCTCGCGCAACACGTGCAGCAGGAACCCCATCTCGCGATGCTCGTGCAATCCGCAATACCAGTTGCCCGTTGCTCCGGTCATGCCGCGCGTGACGAACAATCGCGCCGAATCGACGAATGGCAACGCAACCGGCCCTGGGAGAAGGCGGCTGGCAACCTGCCAGCGGGCAACGCGCGCGAGAGCAGCAATTCGCGCCTCCGCATTCAGCGGATGCGCCCACACAAAGCGAAACAGATCGAATAGCCTCATTGCCCCCTAGCGGCACGAGCAGCGTGTGGGTTCGGCTTCAGCCGAACCCATTTCGCCTCAATGCAGTACCGGTCCGAGTCAAGCCTGCCCCACAGCCCGCCCCTCCGCAACGTCCCCAAGCAACCTGCGCCATCGCTCGACGGCGATCGGTTTGTCGAAGCGCGCCTCGAACACTCGGCGCGCATTGCGCCCCATCCGGTCGCGCAGGTTGTCGTCACCACGCAATGCCCGGATCGCCGCGACCAACTCGCCCACATCGCCCGGCCTCACGCTGAACCCGGACTCCGAGGAACGCAGCTCCGTTGCGATCTCGCCATTCAGGTCGCCCACGAAGATCGTCGGCCGCCCGGCCGCGGCGATGCCATAGAACTTGCTCGGCACGATCAACCCTTCGAGCGATGGCTGCAACGACACCAAGTGGGCGTCGGCGGCGCTCAGGCTCTGCGCGAGGCGTTCCCGCGGCTGATACGGCTTGAACACGAGATTGCCGAGCCCTCGCGCGGCCGACGCCTCGGCAATCATCGCCCTCTGCGCGCCACCGCCGATGAACAGGAACACGACTTCCGGATCGTCTCGCAACGCCATCGCGGCATCGAGGATCGTCTCGAACTCATGCGCCCGGCCCATGTTCCCCGAATAGCCTACGACGAACTTGCCTCCCAGCCGCCATTCCGCACGCAGCGGGTTCGACGCCGCGGGCACGGGTTCGATCGCCGAGCCATCCGCCCAGTTCGGGATCACGACGACGCGCCCGGGGTCGACGCCAAGCGCGACGACCCGATCGCACATCAGCCGCCCGAGCACGACGTTGGCCGAAGCTCGGCGCAGCGATTCGTTCCGGAACCACGACAGCAGCCGGCCAAAAATCCCTCGTCCCAGACCGAGCCCGAGCGCACCAGCCGCCTCGGGGAAGACGTCTTGCAGCCAATTCACGACCCGGGCATCTCGAAATCCGGCGACCCACCGCACGGGCACCGAAATGAGCGGCG is a genomic window containing:
- a CDS encoding glycosyltransferase family 4 protein, translated to MRLAFVNRFYAPDHSATSQLLTDLAVALAAGGAEVHVVTSRLRYDDPAARLPPREDIDGVHVHRVRTTSFGRATLVGRGFDYLSFYVTAIFEVFRVIRKGDVVVAKTDPPLISVPVRWVAGFRDARVVNWLQDVFPEAAGALGLGLGRGIFGRLLSWFRNESLRRASANVVLGRLMCDRVVALGVDPGRVVVIPNWADGSAIEPVPAASNPLRAEWRLGGKFVVGYSGNMGRAHEFETILDAAMALRDDPEVVFLFIGGGAQRAMIAEASAARGLGNLVFKPYQPRERLAQSLSAADAHLVSLQPSLEGLIVPSKFYGIAAAGRPTIFVGDLNGEIATELRSSESGFSVRPGDVGELVAAIRALRGDDNLRDRMGRNARRVFEARFDKPIAVERWRRLLGDVAEGRAVGQA
- a CDS encoding FkbM family methyltransferase produces the protein MRLFDLFRFVWAHPLNAEARIAALARVARWQVASRLLPGPVALPFVDSARLFVTRGMTGATGNWYCGLHEHREMGFLLHVLREADRFLDVGANVGSYTILASGAVGARSVAVEPVPSTFVHLQRNVALNGLGRRVQCWQGGLAERSGTLRFTTDFDTINHVLAAGEEGVAIEVPVTTLDELVGDAVPTLIKIDVEGYEWSVLKGARRALADPRVLAVIMETNGSGSRYGVSDDDLVDEMRRFGFAMHTYDPVTRVLTEAGKGEGNTIFVRDASLARERVREARRFRLVNGSI